Proteins found in one Larimichthys crocea isolate SSNF chromosome I, L_crocea_2.0, whole genome shotgun sequence genomic segment:
- the med12 gene encoding mediator of RNA polymerase II transcription subunit 12 isoform X4, giving the protein MMAAFGILSYEHRPLKRPRLGPPDVYPQDPKQKEDELTALNVKQGFNNQPAVSGDEHGSAKNVNFNPSKISSNFSSIIAEKLRYSTFPDTGKRKPQVNQKDNFWLVTARSQSSINNWFTDLAGTKPLTQLAKKVPIFSKKEEVFGYLAKYSVPVMRSAWMIKMTCAYHAAITETKVKKRHVIDPCIEWTQIITKYLWEQLQKVADFYRQFPSQGCSSPLPATPADVETAMKQWEYNEKLAMFMFQDGMLDRHEFLTWVLECFEKVRPGEDELLRLLLPLLLQYSGEFVQSAYLSRRLAYFCTRRLNLLLSDGSLGPGTGGHPAHGILAQQGNALPPTPTSQSAGGNQPQTPFTDFYICPQHRPLVFGLSCMLQSIVLCCPSALVWHYSLTDSRNKTGSPLDLLPIAPSSLPMPGGNTAFTQQVRTKLREIEEQVKERGQAVEFRWSFDKCQETTAGFTIGRVLHTLEVLDNHSFEKSDFNNSLDSLYNRIFGSGQSKDGHEMSPDDDAVVTLLCEWAVCCKRSGRHRAMVVAKLLEKRQAEIEAERCGESEVVDEKGSVSSGSLSAATLPVFQDVLLQFLDTQAPTLTEPGNESERVEFSNLVLLFCELIRHDVFSHNIYMCTLISRGDLASDSHLPRPRSPSDEPSDESERKEQEAGSSGKNEDTGLSEPMEIDQNSSANFDEMFSPPMHCESKGSPSPEKPAPEQDSKASCKDKGMDPAFPQLYEQPRHIQYATHFPIPQEESASHECNQRLVVLYGVGKLRDEARHTIKKITKDILKVLNRKSTAETGGEEGQRRKRSKPEAFPTAEDIFSKFQHLSHFDQHQVTSQVSRNVLEQINSFALGMSYHLPLVQHIQFIFDLMEYSLNISGLIDFAIQLLNELSLVEAELLLKSSSLVGSYTTSLCLCIVAVLRRYHSCLILNPEQTAQVFDGLRIVVKSGVNPADCSSAERCILAYLYDLYTSCSHLKNKFGEIFSEFCSKVKNSIYCNIDPSDSNMLWDPVFMMEAIANPSAHNFNHSMVGKILNDSPVNRYSFVCNVLMDVCVDHRDPERVNDIGILCAELTAYCRSLSAEWLGILKALCCSSNNGNCGFNDLLCNVDVSDLSFHDSLATFVAILIARQCLLLEDLVRCVAIPSLLNAACSEQDSEPGARLTCRILLHLFKTPQRNPVPQDGVKSDKSSVGIRSSCDRHLLAASQNSIVVGAVFAVLKAVFMLGDAELRGSGLSHPAGLDDISEGRNVSIETASLDVYAKYVLKTICQQEWVGERCLKSLSEDSSALQDPVLVNIQAQRLLQLICYPHRQLDSDDGDNPQRQRIKRILQNMDQWTMRQSSLELQLMIKQSTNNELYSLLENIAKATIEVFQKSAEMNSSNPSGNGTAAQGGSTSNNNSTTSKMKPILSSSERSGVWLVAPLIAKLPTSVQGHVLKAAGEELEKGQHLGSSSRKERDRQKQKSMSLLSQQPFLSLVLTCLKGQDEQREGLLTSLYSQVQQIVTNWREDQYQDDCKAKQMMHEALKLRLNLVGGMFDTVQRSTQQTTEWAVLLLDIISSGTVDMQSNNELFTTVLDMLSVLINGTLAADMSSISQGSMEENKRAYMNLVKKLRKELGDRQSESLEKVRQLLPLPKQTRDVITCEPQGSLIDTKGNKIAGFEKEGLQVSTKQKISPWDVFEGLKYSAPLSWGWFGTVRVDRKVTKFEEQQRFLLYHTHLKPKPRSYYLEPLPLPPEEEEPLTPVSQEPEKKMIEAVKPEKSVPTVPSDSNKKKSSKKKKTPSTKTEDYVNRTQSSVNYGPNMPPDLMQTHPYGRMPYGQQGMNMYTQNQPLPPGGPGLEPPYRPTRNPPINKMMPTRPNYPGMMPGMQGSMPGMMGLEKQYPMGYKPQPMAQGQMLRQQLQNQSMIGQQIRQITPNQPYTSMQASQNISQGYTTYGSHMGMQQHQTQGGGIVPSSYGNQNFQGTHPGANPGVVDPLRQMQRPPGYVHQQAPGYAHNMQNTQRFAHQPIPQNPIMHGLSHMGSQGVHPGLRPNQMLTEQQQQQQQQQQQAAQQQHQYLRQQQALRQQQQQQAQQVQQQQQQQQQQQQQQQQQQVQPQQVPPQQQVPQQQQQQQQVSAVPPPGQAQNQGLGMQPLPPQQPMFPRQGMQQTQQQQQTAALVRQLQQQLSNTQPGQGTNSYY; this is encoded by the exons ATGATGGCTGCTTTCGGGATCCTAAGTTACGAACACAGGCCATTAAAGCGGCCCAGACTCGGCCCTCCGGACGTTTATCCTCAAGATCCAAAGCAGAAAGAG gatgAGTTGACTGCACTGAACGTGAAGCAAGGATTCAACAACCAACCAGCTGTATCTGGTGACGAACATGGCAGTGCTAAAAATGTCAACTTTAACCCTTCAAAG ATCAGCTCGAACTTCAGCAGCATCATCGCAGAGAAGCTGCGTTACAGCACGTTTCCAGACACGGGGAAACGTAAGCCACAGGTCAACCAGAAGGATAATTTCTGGCTCGTCACAGCAAGGTCACAGAGCTCCATCAATAATTGGTTCACGGATTTAGCTGGGACTAAACCTCTAACACAGCTGGCTAAAAAG GTTCCGATCTTTAGCAAAAAGGAGGAGGTTTTTGGATACTTGGCCAAGTATTCAGTCCCCGTCATGCGCTCAGCATGGATGATTAAGATGACCTGTGCATATCACGCAGCCATCACAGAAACTAAAGTCAAGAAGAGGCATGTGATTGACCCCTGTATAG aatgGACTCAGATTATTACCAAGTACCTGTGGGAGCAGCTTCAGAAGGTGGCTGATTTTTACAGACAGTTTCCTAGTCAAGGCTGTAGCTCCCCCCTACCAGCAACCCCTGCTGATGTGGAGACAGCCATGAAGCAGTGGGAATACAACGAGAAGCTAGccatgttcatgtttcag GATGGTATGCTAGACAGACACGAGTTCCTCACATGGGTGCTGGAGTGTTTTGAGAAAGTCCGACCTGGTGAAGATGAGCTTCTCAGACTTCTCCTGCCCCTTTTACTACAG TACTCAGGGGAATTTGTACAGTCAGCTTACTTGTCACGGAGACTGGCTTACTTCTGCACACGCCGCCTCAACCTGTTGCTAAGTGACGGTAGCCTTGGCCCCGGCACAGGAGGGCATCCGGCCCATGGCATCTTGGCGCAGCAAGGTAATGCACTACCCCCCACCCCAACCTCGCAGTCAGCAGGAGGGAACCAGCCCCAGACGCCATTCACAGACTTCTACATCTGCCCCCAGCACAGACCCCTGGTGTTCGGGCTCAGCTGCATGTTACAG AGTATAGTGTTGTGTTGTCCCAGTGCTCTGGTGTGGCATTACTCTCTGACAGACAGTCGAAACAAAACTGGTTCACCGCTGGACCTCCTCCCAATCGCCCCATCCAGCTTACCAATGCCCGGTGGCAATACTGCCTTTACACAGCAG GTCCGTACAAAGTTAAGAGAAATCGAGGAGCAAGTCAAGGAGCGAGGCCAAGCAGTGGAGTTCAGGTGGTCGTTTGACAAGTGTCAGGAAACCACAGCAG GGTTCACCATTGGGAGGGTTCTCCACACCCTGGAAGTTTTAGACAACCACAGCTTTGAGAAGTCAGATTTTAACAACTCACTGGATTCCCTGTACAACAGAATATTTGGGTCAGGCCAGAGTAAAGACGGGCATGAG ATGTCCCCAGATGATGATGCAGTGGTGACCTTGCTTTGTGAATGGGCAGTGTGCTGTAAGCGTTCTGGCAGACACAGGGCGATGGTGGTGGCGAAGCTGCTGGAAAAGAGACAGGCTGAAATAGAAGCAGAG AGGTGTGGCGAGTCGGAGGTGGTTGATGAGAAGGGCTCTGTGTCATCCGGATCCCTCTCAGCTGCCACACTACCAGTCTTTCAGGATGTACTGCTACAGTTCCTCGATACTCAGGCCCCCACACTGa CGGAGCCCGGGAATGAAAGTGAACGAGTGGAGTTCTCCAATCTGGTCCTGCTCTTCTGCGAGCTCATCCGTCACGATGTCTTTTCCCACAACATCTACATGTGCACGCTCATTTCCCGAGGTGACCTGGCTTCTGACTCCCACCTGCCGCGCCCGCGATCCCCCAGCGATGAGCCCTCCGATGAATCAGAGCGCAAGGAGCAGGAGGCAGGCAGCAGTGGCAAGAATGAG GATACTGGTCTGTCAGAGCCGATGGAAATCGATCAGAACTCCAGTGCTAATTTTGACGAG ATGTTCTCTCCTCCGATGCACTGCGAGTCAAAGGGCAGCCCCTCTCCCGAGAAGCCAGCTCCAGAGCAGGACAGCAAGGCCAGCTGCAAGGACAAGGGCATGGACCCGGCCTTTCCTCAACTGTATGAGCAACCTCGCCACATTCAGTATGCCACTCACTTCCCCATTCCTcag GAGGAAAGCGCCAGCCACGAGTGCAACCAACGTTTAGTGGTCCTCTACGGTGTGGGTAAACTGAGGGATGAGGCGCGACACACCATCAAGAAGATTACCAAAGACATCTTGAAGGTGCTCAACCGCAAAAGCACGGCAGAAACCG gaggagaggaaggacaaaggaggaagaggagtaagCCGGAGGCCTTTCCCACTGCAGAAGATATCTTCTCCAAATTTCAGCACCTCTCCCACTTTGATCAGCACCAAGTCACCTCCCAG gtcTCAAGAAATGTGCTGGAACAGATCAACAGCTTTGCCTTAGGGATGTCCTACCACCTGCCCCTCGTCCAGCACATCCAGTTCATCTTTGACCTCATGGAGTACTCCCTCAACATTAGTGGCCTCATAGACTTTGCTATCCAG ctcCTAAATGAGTTGAGTTTGGTGGAAGCCGAGCTCCTGCTGAAGTCGTCCAGCCTGGTGGGCAGCTACACCACCAGCCTGTGCCTGTGCATCGTAGCTGTGCTGAGGAGGTACCACTCCTGCCTCATTCTCAATCCTGAGCAGACGGCGCAAGTTTTTGATGG GTTGCGCATTGTGGTGAAATCAGGTGTGAACCCAGCAGACTGCTCCTCTGCCGAGCGCTGCATCTTGGCCTACTTGTATGACCTCTACACCTCCTGCAGTCACCTCAAGAACAAGTTTGGAGAGATCTTCAG TGAGTTCTGCTCCAAAGTGAAAAACTCCATCTACTGCAACATCGACCCATCAGACTCCAACATGCTTTGGGACCCTGTGTTCATGATGGAGGCCATTGCCAACCCCTCAGCACACAACTTCAACCACTCCATGGTGGGCAAGATCCTCAACGACAGCCCAGTCAACCGCTACAGCTTCGTCTGTAACGTTctcatggatgtgtgtgtggaccacAGAGACCCTGAGAG GGTGAACGATATCGGGATCCTGTGTGCGGAGCTGACGGCGTATTGTCGCTCCCTGAGTGCGGAGTGGCTCGGCATCCTCAAggctctctgctgctcctctaaCAACGGCAACTGCGGCTTCAATGATTTGCTGTGTAACGTAGAT GTTAGCGACTTGTCCTTCCATGATTCCCTGGCAACCTTCGTAGCCATTCTCATTGCTAGACAGTGCCTACTCCTAGAAGACCTGGTTCGCTGTGTGGCCATTCCTTCCCTCCTCAATGCAG CCTGCAGCGAGCAAGACTCTGAGCCAGGAGCCAGACTTACCTGCAGGATCCTGTTGCACCTTTTTAAGACACCACAGCGCAACCCTGTCCCCCAAGACGGTGTGAAGTCAG ATAAATCCTCAGTCGGTATCCGGTCGTCTTGTGATCGCCATCTTCTTGCAGCTTCTCAGAATAGCATAGTTGTTGGAGCAGTATTTGCTGTCCTCAAAGCTGTCTTTATGCTGG GTGATGCTGAGCTAAGAGGCTCTGGACTGTCACACCCTGCTGGCCTCGACGACATATCTGAGGGGCGCAACGTCTCCATAGAAACGGCCAGCTTGGATGTATATGCAAAATATGTTCTGAAGACGATCTGCCAGCAG GAATGGGTCGGAGAGCGCTGCCTGAAGTCTCTGTCTGAGGACAGCAGTGCCCTGCAGGACCCGGTGCTGGTAAACATTCAGGCCCAGCGGCTACTACAGCTTATTTGCTATCCACATCGCCAGCTGGACAGTGATGATGGTGACAACCCTCAGAGGCAGCGCATCAAACGCATCCTACAG AACATGGACCAATGGACAATGAGACAGTCGTCCctggagctgcagctgatgatCAAACAGAGCACAAACAAt GAGCTCTACTCACTCTTGGAGAACATAGCCAAGGCCACCATAGAGGTGTTTCAGAAATCAGCTGAGATGAACTCCAGTAACCCCTCAGGAAACGGAACAGCGGCCCAAGGTGGCTCcacatccaacaacaacagcaccaccagcaAGATGAAGCCGATTTTAAg CTCATCGGAGCGGTCAGGCGTGTGGCTGGTGGCTCCGCTGATAGCCAAGTTGCCCACCTCAGTTCAGGGCCATGTACTGAAGGCAGCaggagaggagctggagaagggACAGCATCTGGGATCCTCCTCACGTAAGGAGAGGGAccgacagaaacagaaaag TATGTCTCTGCTGAGCCAGCAGCCGTTCTTGTCTTTAGTGTTGACCTGCTTAAAGGGGCAGGATGAACAGAGAGAAGGCCTTCTCACCTCCCTCTATAGTCAAGTGCAGCAGATTGTTACTAACTGGAGGGAAGACCAGTACCAGGATGactgcaaagcaaagcaaatgaTGCACGAGGCTCTGAAACTACGACTGAATCTG GTGGGTGGCATGTTTGACACAGTGCAGCGCAGCACCCAGCAGACCACAGAGTGGGCAGTACTACTCCTTGACATCATCAGCAGCGGAACAGTTGACATGCAGTCCAATAA TGAGCTCTTCACAACAGTGCTAGACATGTTGAGTGTGCTGATTAACGGCACGTTGGCCGCCGACATGTCCAGCATCTCTCAGGGCAGCATGGAGGAGAATAAGAGGGCCTATATGAACCTGGTCAAGAAGCTCAGA aaaGAGCTTGGAGATCGGCAGTCCGAAAGTTTGGAAAAGGTCCGCCAGCTTCTGCCACTGCCCAAACAAACACGAGATGTCATAACCTGTGAACCTCAGGGCTCGTTAATAGACACCAAGGGTAACAAGATCGCTGGATTTGAGAAGGAG GGCCTTCAAGTATCAACGAAACAGAAGATTTCTCCCTGGGATGTGTTTGAGGGTCTCAAATACTCCGCCCCTCTCTCCTGGGGCTGGTTCGGAACAGTGCGCGTGGACCGCAAGGTCACCAAATTCGAAGAGCAACAGCGTTTTCTGCTCTATCACACCCACCTGAAGCCCAAACCACGTAGTTATTACCTGGAGCCGCTCCCCCTGCCCCCTGAAGAAGAGGAGCCCCTGACACCCGTCTCCCAAGAGCCAGAGAAGAAGATGATTGAGGCAGTGAAGCCAGAGAAAAGTGTGCCCACCGTTCCCTCTGACTCAAACAAGAAGAAATcaagcaagaagaagaaaactccATCCACCAAGACAGAG GACTATGTGAACCGCACACAGAGCAGTGTCAATTATGGGCCCAATATGCCACCTGACTTAATGCAGACCCACCCATATGGCAGGATGCCCTATGGTCAGCAGGGcatgaacatgtacacacaaaaccAGCCTCTACCTCCAG GAGGTCCAGGTTTAGAACCTCCATACAGACCTACACGCAACCCACCGATAAACAAAATGATGCCCACGCGACCCAACTACCCAGGCATGATGCCCGGCATGCAAGGCAGTATGCCCGGCATGATGGGGCTGGAAAAACAATACCCGATGGGTTATAAGCCCCAGCCTATGGCACAGGGCCAGATGCTGCGGCAGCAGCTACAG AATCAGAGCATGATAGGGCAGCAAATTAGACAAATAACACCCAACCAGCCGTATACATCAATGCAGGCATCTCAG AACATATCTCAGGGCTATACCACATATGGCTCACACATGGGGATGCAGCAGCATCAGACGCAAGGTGGTGGTATAGTTCCTTCGTCCTATGGAAACCAAAACTTCCAGGGCACCCATCCTGGAGCCAACCCAGGTGTGGTGGATCCTCTTAGGCAAATGCAGAGGCCCCCTGGTTATGTTCACCAGCAGGCTCCAGGCTACGCACACAATATGCAGAACACACAGAG GTTTGCCCACCAGCCTATCCCACAGAATCCCATCATGCACGGCCTCAGTCACATGGGAAGCCAGGGCGTCCATCCAGGCTTGAGGCCTAATCAGATGctgacagaacaacaacagcagcagcaacagcagcagcaacaagcaGCACAGCAACAGCATCAGTACCTCAGACAACAACAAGCACTCAGA cagcagcagcaacaacaggcCCAACAAgttcaacaacagcaacaacaacaacaacaacagcagcagcaacagcaacagcagcaggtcCAGCCGCAGCAGGTTCCTCCTCAACAGCAAgttccacagcagcagcagcagcaacagcaggtgTCAGCAGTGCCACCACCAGGCCAGGCACAGAACCAGGGCTTGGGCATGCAGCCACTGCCCCCTCAGCAACCCATG TTCCCGCGACAGGGAATGCAGCAgactcaacagcagcagcagactgcagcTCTGGTCAGACAGCTGCAACAGCAACTTTCAA ATACACAACCAGGACAGGGCACCAATTCATATTACTGA